In Papaver somniferum cultivar HN1 chromosome 9, ASM357369v1, whole genome shotgun sequence, the genomic stretch ccttaataattttacgatggcctcgtggtcattaattttattaattatgctcggttcaacgaccagtattctaattaatatttttggtgcgctgccaataatccatcagatgagcaacacatgctcagacgatcaaatattcaacaattcatcacatgagcaacacttgctcatatgataaatatttgctcaaaccaaggaatattggttcaacaatcaatattcaatgatccattgaatgagcaatacttgctcacttcatcgtaagaattatacctctgtctcatgacatgttcaattcatgagtttcagaacatcatgttcgacactcagcaactacatggactcatcgtcccatcaaaccacgaagtcatcaattgactaacaaaccacgagacgtcaatcgtgtcacttgggggatatcacttagggttttggtctggcggtctacgacacgtgtgttcaaacacacgatggaatgtgagcaagtcgtgcagtcagttgaaggaattcacgaggtagtgggtggaaaatcgaccaagtctccacatgttgagcaactggtttcaaaaacgatctccacttccccactccttaattccatcaactgtcacacttcacggaatcatggtgtctaaaattccagcaatataaataagtctctgaatcatgattgaatcatcggtatcaacagtatcatcaatatcacgtctcatcgaaaacacgagatcatcaactcatcaattgagcaactactctcaattgagcaatttcaatcattcagagcttatcatattcagaattcacacgcccacaatctttgattaccattgatttcacacatttcccagcttccctcctacagatcaacccatcctctcttgtgaccgaatttactctggaacggtcattgtcttgatttaggccggagtactacagattgatctctcgaatctaaagaaccacctttgcagcggtgcatatgtttcaggtttaacatttcactcggttcgaggagtctcctccgtacggtcgtctcctcaattccttaaaaaccagcaaatcgtttttccccatctacacctctATTCCATCTCAAACTCTCAGTTTCTCTATCCATTTCCTATTTCTCGATCTCAATCAACTCATGGGTTTTGTCGTAGAAGAAAAGTGTGGCATGGATTtgttgcagaagaagaaaaaaaatggcagGAGGAAAGCGATAGGTTTATTCACGGATGTATTGTACACTTAACGGACGTGAGTGACGTCCAATTAAGTTTTTGGTGTAAACCAAGTGCAAGTTATTAGTTAGCTGTAAATCCACATATAAGTGTTGTATACCCACATTTTTGCTAACGAGGTTACAAACGGCCAGTTAAATACAGGGTGTAAACGGAGTGTTATTCAAATTTTAATGCTCCGACCAATAAAGTCCCGCCACTTGTCCTCTCCAGAATTGCTCTAGTTCaaagcttttatctaatttaatttgagagGGGTGTCATACTCACCGTGCAACGTGGGAGCTTATATGATTTAGCATTTTAAATGAGGAGAGATAACAACACCTTTGATTAGTATAACTGCAGTTGTTCTCTTAACAGAAGTTTATCATCCATAAAGGATCAGCTTGGACAATTGCTTCATCTTCTATTGTACATTTTATCTCAGAATTTGAGATATTATATCCTTACTGTACTTTGTGTTTCTTCTTTCATAATCCATGAAATAAAAATCCAATCATAATGTCACCCATACCTTGATCTGTTAAACCGTATGGAAATGTCGAGATTGCTGAAAGCACTGCGAAGAAGCTAATAACGTTGGAGCCTGGAAATACTGGGAATTATTTGCTTCGTTCGAGTACCTATGCTTCTAGAGGACAATGGGAGGAAGCTGCAAAAGTGAGGGTTGCAATGAAGGAGAAAATGATCGATAAGCTTCCTGGATGTAGTTGGATTGAAGTCAAAAGTAGAAATCATTGTCATGAAATTCAGTCGAAACGATCAGCTAATGAAGGAGGTCAGTAGCATCCATACTACTTGGTTCATCGCCTCAATGAAACAACATCGCGTGCACCTCCACCCATATTGCTTGCTTCATCATTTCAACAAATAACTATGTCAGGTGCACTAGGATCCATGTACCATATGCTGTAGTCCATTGGATGCGTTAATGACTGACAAGAGCAAGAACTTGGTGGACGCACTGCTGAACGACAAGAGCTGGAACTTAGTGGATGCATTTCgaaaacatcttaaaaaggtgAAACCAGGCAGCTGAATTACATGGGGGAAAACAAATTATGAGGGTCTTTGAGGATCTTTTAGCTTCCTATTAAATCATTCTGGAAGGATGGATCGTTCTACATTCCGAAGGAAACCCCCGATCAGTTTCAATATTATTGTTTATTCTTTACTGGTACATTGTATGTATGCTAAGACTGACAAAATTGTAGGCTTTCAATAGAAGCAGCTTTTTGGTTTTTCTACTGCTTTCATAATAGCAGTTTTTAGTTTTTTACCATCTACTGCTCTCATAACAAATTTTACCACCCAGATATGGGGGTAATACAAGAGAACTAATAATAATAGATACAACATAAGATTGCtaacaaagaaaaataattgaaTGTTATAGTTGTTTGATACATTTACTTCAAACTCTCGGACAACGACAATTGATATGAATCAATAGTTGCGATATTGTCTATTCTGTTGAGGATAGTAATTCTGCTGAGAATGGTAGTTCTGCTGAGAATGGTAGTACTGTTGAGGACTGTAATTTGCCTCTGGCATAGCCATCTCAGACAATAAAGAAGTTTTCAAAAGCCACCCTTCTGGTTCCTTAAGGAATTTGTTTGTGTCGATATAAGTTTTAAGTTTCATGATAATTGGATTCaactttggattttttttttttattccaggGCACCCAGGAAGTGGCGAGATATGATATTAAATATCTTCCGGAACTGAGTTTTGTATGTCTTGAAGAGTGCAAAACCTGCCATCTGTGAAACACAAAATTAAGGTTGCTTAATTGACGGAAGTTGTCCAGCCCTTTcaggaaaaggaagaagaaaaagcgaGCTTGGAATGAAATTATGCCAGCTTGCTTCATGTGACAGTTAAACAACATGGGATTGGTTCTTGTTCCACAATTATTTTTAGTGAAAAAAATCGAACTAGTAGTTCTGCGACCAACTTACTTCCAGGAAACTGTTCAGAGCTACTGCCGTGTATATGTTGGTTGGGAGTGAATTCAACAACCTGGCAATCCATGCCCAACCTTCCTTCAGACCATGTAGGTTTTGGACACCGCTAACTTCGTCTGCCACAACAAGCAGAACAGTTAGCAAGTCAGACGACATTAAAAAACAAAACGAATAAATGAGGAGCATGCAATTAGAGAAGTTGGTGGATTTCTTGAACAACTTGGTTTATAGTGTTCACATATTTAGGTTCATGATAGACGTTAGCTGATGAAATGAGAAGTACCAACCTGAACTAGTGCTCCATATAGTTTCACATAAGATGCCATTCCTTCCAAATAACTATCACGGCTTTCAGCCTTCCCATCTTCTTCTCGGAAACCCATCACTTTAAAGTAGTCTTCTTTAGATGTTGCTGACTGTAATGGAAACCAAAAAATTTAATATTGAGTCTTTAAAAAACCGCATCTTACTCATTAAAACACAAGACTTGAtatatttttgtacataattatCCTTCAAGAAGGATTTTCCTGAGGCTAAGCCAAACTAACCCACCTCTGAGTAAGCTACATGCTTTGGATTTGTGTATATACAAGCCTTATGGAGCTCCGCAAGAAGAAGATCCATCGCAAGGGGAACCTGATCCATAGACAAATATTTTAAAAAGGATACTTGAGTTTCTAATGCAATGACAGAATGATGAAGCCTGTCATTCCATTTCCAGATATTGCATTACCATGAGGTCTACTTTGACTTGCGTTTTGATTAAAGTTTCACTAGGAGAGCATACAAAATGTTAAACTTCTAAAGAACGAATAGAAAGGTGATAACCTGTGAAGTAACAAGAACAATGACATGCCCACAGGAAATACAGTACTGTTAAAGTTTGCACTCTGGGTTGATCATTGAGACACAACCTGTTAAATGAGAGTGGTTGCCAGTTTTAGCAAATAAGTAAACTCATTAATTCAATAAAATGCGAAGGCTGCATAAAGAAAAGAACTGACAGTCTCAACTTATAACATGATAGTTAACAAAGCTTTTGCAAAAGATGTTCCGCACATCAAGGAACTCTTTTTAATTTCCTAAAGAtactaaaataatttttttcccttTGTAAGCACAATGCATATTATCTTCTTTGCAAACATAACAGCATTAATTGATTGAGGACATAGAGGATCATTAATAAGTCTAATCAGTTCACTCGCTTTTGCTCTGAAAAACAGAAAGTAGAAATGAGGGTCAATCAATTTTACTCAGCTTGTAAGATATCAAAAATGTACAACTAGAAACCTTTCAGCAAACAGGTTTCTGCTCTGGAGAACGGCTAGTGCAAAATATACGGATTCTATTGAGACaatagtttaaaaataataatgattataaaaaagaaacaaaaccaccCACCTGACACTGTCTCTATTCCCAGATATTTGCTTTATCCGCAGACCAATTTGCAATTCATGACTACGAAAATCTTGTCCAAACATGAGGCATGAAACACAAAACCTTGTGAAAGATGCCCCAGAACCTATTTGGTACCATGAAAACAAGCTTTTACGAATAAAAAATATTAGATTAGCTAATTTAGTTGTATAGACTAATTACGCATGTGGAGCTATGCATTCAAGGCAAGACAAGTAAGCAAACTACCTACTTGCAAAAAACTGAGTATATAAGACAAGTTTTACTATTTCTCCATTAGCTTTACTACCAAGACTTGTTAACATGTTATCAAAGTACATATACGAGTATTCAGGAGattaaaagaagaaagaaagagaaaaagcaAGAAGAAGCAATCACCTGATTATGACTCAATCTCAAAGCCTGGTTATTTTCATCAACCTCCTTAAACTTTTGAATCCTTTCAACCTCTACTCGTAGAGCACTATCGGCAGCCCTAACTAAACTACCTGTCACGATATTGAGGACTATTATGCTTGCATGTGCACCAAATCAAATTAAAGGAACATGGATACTGTATGAACTTTTCTAATCCACTTTAAGGCTAACAGAAACTGGAAATTACAGGATTCCAGTTCGCGAAAAGAATTCGAACGTAAAATAGACTGATAAAAGGCTGAAGGTTGTTGGTAGATGGAAAAATTCAGAGCGGATAATACAGGACCAAAGTAAACGGCAGACACGAAGCCAGAGAAGTCCCGGACATCTAAAGTACCTGCTGATGGTAAAATATTTGATCCAGAACTGCCAGGTTCACTCCTGTTTACATCTTCTAGTGTTTGAACAGCTTCCCTCTTTTGTGTCTCTTCACTTGCCTTTTTTGCATTCTCCGTGACTTCTTTTTCTGCAGCCTCTTTAGCTCTCCGATTTTCTGCTTCAAAGGCTGCTGCCTTTCGTGCTTCTTCAGCCCTCTTTTTCACAGCCTGCACCTCGGCAATAACAATTTTGGCTTAATACCTTCTGGAACAACCAAAACTGACTTAGTTGTCTCAAATGTTTAATACATCAGCACCCACATGATAAGAAAACACAATCGTATGCTGCCTATCACTAGTTCTGAGTTTTCAATAACACAAAGGAGGATGAGTTCAAATGCTTGGAAAACATTTTAATTAAGTCATTAACAAAAGTATATCCAGTTATCAACCTGAAGTAGACAAAACCTGAGATGAAGATTGGATCAGAGAATGTTTGTGCTAGACAGGGTTAAGGCTGTCAGAGGGTTGTAAAGTGGCTGGTAGTCATGTATGTGGGTGATGGAAGGTACTAGGTAAGAGTTGCTAGAAATCACTTTATGGTTGAAAACAGAACCACTAGAATTTTGTCCAAATGTCTTCTCAATTGATCCAAACCATTATAATCCCAGAAGTTGATAAAGGCAAACTGTGTATCATATAAAGTTCCCGGGAGTCTCAATACAATTCATTTAACACCAAAATCTTACCGCATCACATAAGAACCAAATTCATAACATTTCCCTGCCTCCTCAACAACCCACAAAGCCAAATTTCTTTTGATTATGTCGAACTAAACATAAAGAGATTATAATGGAATGCCAACTAATAACTTCATAAAGAGATTCTTAGCTCATTATGGGCTTATCTTTAGTTCCAAATGTTCCTCATCCATTGAACTAGAATTAAAAAAATGCTTTACTAATGATAAGTTTAGAAGACAAAACACGATCAATGCTTAAGACGCCGAAAAACACATGATTAGATTTGTGCACATACATTCTTGTGTTCACTTTATTAGAAGTATAAGAATGCCAAGTTCCAAGGATATCAAGAAACCAGGTAGTACTAGTTCGTCAACGAAGATAGTGCATCATCTTCTTTAGACGATTCCCCAGTCTCCATTCGGGCATTCAAACGATTCCAACTCTGAAGTGTTCGTCTCGATAGCAAGTACATCACATACAATGGTTCAAGAAAGACTCGACCAAATGATCAAAGATCAATTGAGAAATCAAGGGTTAAGGAAGAAGAGTAGAAGCAAGGTAAGACTCGGCGATAGTTATATAATCGATATAATTATAATATCGATTGCGATATTATCTCTGATTGCGATATAATTATAATCGATATTATCAAGGGTTAAGGAACATATACCAAAATCACCTTACCAACCATTCTTTCATCTAGTAAACTCTTCACTGATCGACTTTTAAACTCTTCCATGGTAACAAACTCTCCATAACTCATTTTATCGCAAGTTTATGATACTACATGAAGCAACAGCACAAACGTATAAAAGATCAATTGatccaagaaaaacaagaaatggCCTTTAAAAACTAACAAACTCGAGTTGAAACAGTACAGTAAAGACCGGGTAGAAAAGTTAAACTGTATGAATAATTAACTACTGAGATAAACAGTACAGCAGTCCGACTCGACCCATCAATTGCATCTGATTCTCTTCGATAACTGAGTCATCATCCCCAGATCTCTCCGAGTCACTGAAAAAGAAGTAATCAGTATGAACATAACTCACCACAGACCTGATAAAAACTTAATAAAAGTCACTAAATAAGAACATTTTATCATAAAGAATAACttgataaaatcatttttataCCTGGAATCAGTAAAAGAGAATCGCCTACCAGTTGTAACTAACTGTCTATCATTAACCCCGTCATCATCGTAATCATAATCATCGTCTTCAGATATTCTCATCACAAAACCCCTCTGCCTCTGACTACTTCTAATAACCACTTTCTTACTGTGTACTTGTTTTTTAGTAAAAGGTACAATAAGGTAAGAAgcggaagatgaagttgaagaaGTCCCATTTAGTTTAAGTTTTAAGGAATTTAATTCAGATAATAAAGAATCTGAATTCCAATTTGGCTCAGGGTCTGCTGTCATTATTACTATTCGCAGTATTCTTAGAACAAGGTAGTTCCAATTTTATTGCTCCCCTGCAAATAACAAACATACACAATCAACATCAATAAAACCTCAGAACAACACAATATCAAACAAAAGTACTTTGACAAACAACAACATTGAATACAAACAACTTACATTATTAGAATAAGCTgatctcaacaacaacaacaagaaaaaccctaaattttaggTCATATAATTTAATTAGGGGTTTAATATGTTTTCTGATTGAGGAAATTGTGTAATTTTAAtcaatgatgatgaggaggagaaaTAAAAACACTAAAAAAGGAGAAAAACGTTAAACCCTGGTATAGTATTCTGGAGAAGCATGGTATTGGTAGTAGTTGAAATTCAATGAAGCAGCGGTAACATCCCGCTAATCGACCATTTGAAGATCCTCTTTTTATAAATAACGCCCTCCAGTCCACTCCTGGTCGGTGCGCCCTAATCTTAACAGGTTGAGGTTATCATAATTCATAGCACAAGGCGCACCAAGGAtagataaagcaaaaagaactCACCAAATGTTAAAAGAACTCATAAGCAtcagcaaagaaaatcaacacaAACTATACCAAATGCAATTGTGATATTCATTTACTAATGAATGCACTGTTACAACAAAACCAACCAAATTAACAACAATTTTTCTACATTTATCTCCCAGACTAATATCGTAATGATTTTTAAATGCCTATTTTCAATGAATGAACACGTAATTTTCCACCCAATCTTCTTATATCAGCTTATTTTTATTGTGTAACTTTTCAGAAATTGCACATCGCTAGTGCTTCTCAGAGACACCTATGGGATCATGAATCAtctctaaaaattaaaattgtATACCTCTTGAATGAGCatcgtctttggtaccatccaagttatctctttcgtatttgataaagactcgcagatttctatttgcttgagtatatatcaaatcgagagattgagatataaactctgtgatatacttttttttatctagattgagtctgactgtctagttgattctctacaaagtatattggagtttgtccatacatattgctaagcgaaatattgggtgtggttgttgtacccccgctttttcaaattcaatctgcaatcaacaaataggaatttgcgagcccaatataagagaattaacttgaacggtaccaaagaccaatgttcaaggatcaatcaatttcaatcaacaaccaaaggttggatttcccaattgatcgattcaacagacaacctgtgatatttcaattatataacaaaatataatgcggaaaagaaataacacagacaccagatattttgttaacgaggaaaccgcaaacgcagaaaaacattgggacctagtccagatttgaacaccacactgtgttaagccgctgcagacactagcctactaccaatgaacttcagactggaatgtatttgaaccctaatcaatctcacactaattgaAGGTACAATttcgcttcttacgtctctgatcccagcatgatactacacacttgattccattagatgatctcacccaaaaccaagagtttctacgacccaaagtcgaagacttgataaacaaatctgtctcacacagaaaagtctgtaggaatagataaatctgtctcccacagaaatacctacgagttttgttcagtcttttgataaatcaaggtgaacatgaaccaattgatataccagacttatattcccgaagaacgacctagaaatatcaatcacctcacaataatcttaatcgtagggtatcgaaacaagatattgtggaatcacaaacgacgagacgaagatgtttgtgattactttttatcttgcctatcagagatttaatctcgagccaatcttaaagaagatagtactcaaacacggtagaaacagcaagatcagatcacacaaccacagagaaaatagttgggtctggcttcacaatcccaatgaagtcttcaagtcgttaacctacagggtttcgtgaaaacctaaggttaaaggagaatcaactctagcttatacaactagtatcacacatgaggtgtggggattaggtttcccagttgctagagttctcctttatatagttttcaaaccagggtttgcaatctaagttaccttggtaacaaagcattcaatattcaccgtcagatgaaaacctgattagattcaagctaatatctttcaactgttagatcgaacttagcttgttatacacagatgaaatgtacccttatttaggtttatgtagccgtacctaaacgtgtacaccatgtagGTAAAAccgtagttaaccaaggttagctatatgaatactctcatatcaaccttattcatctttactataactagatcaaatgactcaaatgaactagttaaagagttgttcaattgctatattctcatagaagtatacaagaacacaaatgaagcaaaatcggtttgattcactcaaatcaattcatgaacgttatAGACACAGTTTTCCAAGAATgcgttccttaatatataaaatgtattagttcatgagccaaccaattttagaactttaaccactcaattatgcaaacgggtacgcatacctaagtagccggtttgagtttgtgttcgccagtatgcaaacgggtacgcatacttagtacacttccaaaacccaacagaaattcccggacctataccttacgcaagtatgcgtaccggtatgtgtacttggtacacagaatttcacaactacaagtatgcatacgtgtatgcatactttagtacctgtcatggatcacatacatgcaagaatgcacaatatgtttataatccaatgatggttaaatattctaaactcttatttcaatcattgaaactttcttagaggatgacaatagccgttttcacacactattagcatcaaagcaattttcaagttattgatgaaaaacgggggtctaacaacaccacccaatatttcgcttaccaatctgtatggaaaaactcgaatatact encodes the following:
- the LOC113308177 gene encoding uncharacterized protein LOC113308177, which gives rise to MSYGEFVTMEEFKSRSVKSLLDERMVGKVILAVKKRAEEARKAAAFEAENRRAKEAAEKEVTENAKKASEETQKREAVQTLEDVNRSEPGSSGSNILPSAGSLVRAADSALRVEVERIQKFKEVDENNQALRLSHNQVLGHLSQGFVFHASCLDKIFVVMNCKLVCG